Proteins co-encoded in one Ruegeria sp. YS9 genomic window:
- a CDS encoding protein-L-isoaspartate(D-aspartate) O-methyltransferase, giving the protein MSGLDPETVMQFLFALRKRGVTDARVLEAMEQVDRGRFVTGLFADRAYEDMPLPISCGQTISQPSVVGLMTQALDVRPRDTVLEIGTGSGYQAAILSKLARRVYTVERHRRLVSETGKLFADLGLTNITAMLSDGSFGLPEQAPFDRIIVTAAAEDPPGPLLAQLKIGGIMVLPVGQSDTVQQLIKVTRTEAGLDYEELTSVRFVPLLEGLGKDEA; this is encoded by the coding sequence ATGAGCGGACTGGACCCGGAAACCGTGATGCAGTTCCTGTTTGCCCTGCGCAAACGGGGGGTCACGGATGCGCGCGTTCTGGAGGCAATGGAACAGGTTGACCGGGGCCGCTTTGTCACTGGCCTGTTCGCGGATCGCGCTTACGAGGACATGCCATTGCCGATCTCCTGCGGTCAGACGATCAGTCAGCCATCGGTCGTCGGCCTCATGACGCAGGCGCTGGACGTGCGGCCGCGTGACACCGTGCTCGAGATCGGAACAGGGTCAGGTTACCAGGCCGCAATCCTGTCGAAACTGGCGCGCCGGGTCTATACGGTCGAACGCCATCGGCGGCTTGTCAGCGAGACAGGAAAGCTGTTTGCCGATCTGGGGCTTACGAATATCACGGCCATGTTGTCGGATGGATCCTTTGGCTTGCCGGAACAGGCTCCGTTTGATCGGATCATTGTGACGGCGGCCGCCGAAGACCCTCCGGGACCGCTCTTGGCGCAGCTGAAAATCGGGGGTATCATGGTTTTACCCGTGGGTCAGTCGGACACGGTGCAGCAGTTGATCAAAGTAACGCGCACCGAGGCCGGTCTGGACTATGAAGAATTGACGTCGGTCCGTTTCGTGCCCCTGCTTGAGGGGCTTGGCAAGGACGAGGCGTAG
- a CDS encoding LysM peptidoglycan-binding domain-containing protein — translation MSAVSKSAMRRCATGVAALAILAGCEGPLDYDLRGQVGGFSTTDAVQSSTTSRPSPDSRGVITYPNYQVVVARRGDTVRDVAARVGLPEGELSRFNGLQTTDTLREGEVLALPRSVGAGSGVDIASVAGAAIDQAPETGGVRTTTLEPAKPAPAPVASGPEPVRHKVKRGETAYTISRLYQVPVESLAEWNGLGSDFTVREGQFLLIPVKNQPAPRQSAAVAPVAATEVTEPGQGSPTPTPPSATQPLPDEKVAPLVEAPDVTAEAPTNTRSSAMSLPVSGTIIRGYKKGKNEGIDIAAAPGTAVNAAEAGTVAAITADADQVPIIVLKHKNDLLTVYANVDDITVKKGDRVRRGQKLAQLRGGDDAYVHFEVRKGFESVDPDPYLK, via the coding sequence ATGAGTGCAGTATCCAAATCAGCTATGCGTCGCTGCGCGACCGGAGTGGCCGCTCTGGCCATTCTGGCCGGGTGTGAAGGGCCACTGGATTATGACCTGCGCGGTCAGGTCGGCGGATTTTCGACCACTGATGCAGTGCAGTCGTCAACAACGTCGCGCCCGTCGCCCGACAGCCGCGGGGTGATAACCTATCCGAACTACCAGGTTGTCGTGGCCCGACGGGGCGACACGGTGCGCGATGTGGCCGCGCGTGTCGGCCTGCCCGAGGGTGAGCTGTCGCGGTTCAACGGCCTTCAGACGACCGATACCCTGCGAGAGGGCGAAGTTCTCGCCTTGCCGCGTTCGGTGGGTGCAGGCAGCGGCGTAGATATCGCATCAGTTGCCGGAGCCGCCATTGATCAGGCCCCTGAAACGGGGGGCGTCCGGACAACGACGCTGGAGCCTGCCAAGCCAGCCCCGGCGCCGGTCGCAAGCGGGCCGGAACCAGTCCGCCACAAGGTCAAGCGCGGCGAAACCGCGTATACGATTTCACGCCTCTATCAGGTGCCGGTGGAATCGCTGGCGGAATGGAACGGCCTTGGGTCTGACTTCACCGTGCGTGAAGGTCAGTTTCTTTTGATCCCCGTTAAAAACCAGCCCGCCCCACGTCAAAGCGCTGCTGTGGCACCGGTTGCGGCCACCGAGGTAACCGAGCCGGGGCAGGGATCGCCGACGCCGACGCCTCCAAGTGCCACGCAGCCCTTGCCCGACGAAAAGGTCGCGCCGCTGGTTGAAGCCCCTGATGTGACGGCTGAAGCCCCGACGAACACGCGATCTTCGGCCATGTCGCTGCCGGTCAGCGGCACCATCATTCGCGGCTATAAAAAGGGCAAGAACGAAGGTATCGACATTGCTGCGGCCCCTGGCACAGCCGTCAACGCGGCTGAGGCCGGAACCGTTGCGGCGATTACCGCGGACGCGGATCAGGTGCCGATCATCGTTCTCAAACACAAAAACGATCTGCTGACGGTCTATGCCAATGTCGATGACATCACCGTCAAGAAAGGGGATCGTGTGCGCCGTGGACAAAAGCTGGCGCAGTTGAGGGGCGGGGATGATGCCTATGTGCATTTCGAGGTACGCAAAGGGTTTGAATCGGTGGATCCGGATCCCTACCTGAAATGA
- the surE gene encoding 5'/3'-nucleotidase SurE encodes MRILLTNDDGINAPGLITLEAIAAELAGPDGEVWVVAPAFEQSGVGHCISYTHPTMIAKLSERRYAAEGSPADCVLAGLHDVMSDCPPDLVLSGVNRGNNSAENTLYSGTIGGAMEAALQGIPAIALSQYFGPRNLGLDDPFEAAARFGADLVRRILDANPAEQGDYRLFYNVNFPPVPADEVRGTRVAAQGFRRDTHFSVEPHSSPSGRRFLWIKGGYQHNPTAPGTDAAVNLEGYISVTPMRADLTAYDMLEALKAVE; translated from the coding sequence ATGCGTATTCTTCTGACCAATGACGACGGGATCAACGCTCCGGGCTTGATCACGCTGGAGGCGATCGCTGCCGAACTGGCAGGGCCTGATGGCGAGGTTTGGGTTGTCGCACCTGCCTTCGAGCAATCCGGCGTCGGGCATTGCATCAGTTACACCCACCCCACGATGATCGCCAAGCTGAGCGAACGGCGATATGCGGCGGAAGGGTCGCCCGCGGATTGCGTATTGGCGGGGTTGCATGACGTGATGTCGGACTGCCCACCGGATCTGGTCCTGTCCGGCGTGAACCGGGGCAACAACTCGGCCGAGAACACGCTTTATTCGGGCACTATTGGCGGCGCGATGGAAGCGGCGCTGCAAGGTATTCCAGCGATTGCCTTGTCACAGTATTTCGGCCCGCGAAATCTGGGGTTGGACGACCCGTTCGAAGCTGCCGCTCGGTTCGGGGCCGATCTGGTCCGGCGCATTCTAGATGCAAATCCGGCGGAGCAGGGTGATTACCGCCTGTTTTACAACGTGAATTTTCCACCTGTTCCGGCAGATGAGGTGCGCGGTACGCGCGTTGCAGCGCAGGGTTTCCGGCGCGACACGCATTTTTCGGTCGAGCCGCACAGCTCGCCCTCGGGGCGGCGGTTCCTGTGGATCAAGGGTGGCTATCAGCATAACCCGACAGCGCCGGGAACGGATGCTGCGGTCAATCTGGAAGGCTATATCTCGGTCACACCGATGCGCGCCGACTTGACCGCATATGACATGCTGGAGGCATTGAAGGCGGTCGAATGA
- a CDS encoding ABC transporter ATP-binding protein — translation MTGNATPPRLEIRNIVRRFEGRVVVDDVSLTVQAGKVTCLLGPSGCGKSTTLRMIAGVEMQDSGEIYVDGKLICDTVFRVPPERREIGLMFQDFALFPHLSVANNVAFGLKGSKDEKRARVEELLRKVDLMRFIDGFPHQLSGGEQQRVALARALAPRPRIMLMDEPFSGLDNRLRDGIRDETLSILKEEDAAVLLVTHEPEEAMRMADEIALMRRGKIVQQGAPYNVYTRPADKAAVAFFSDINVLQAQVNGALADTPFGQFLAPGIPDGTDVEIVFRPQHVKLDFDRNGKGPLPTATDGVAARGVVERARFLGNESLVEFRMDYDGSVLRATVPNVFVPNPGRVMWLTIRRDKCFVFPGAQS, via the coding sequence GTGACAGGTAACGCAACTCCTCCGCGTCTGGAAATTCGCAACATTGTTCGCCGGTTCGAAGGGCGGGTCGTCGTGGATGACGTGTCATTGACTGTGCAGGCCGGCAAAGTGACCTGTTTGCTGGGGCCGTCAGGTTGCGGGAAATCCACCACCCTTCGCATGATTGCCGGGGTCGAGATGCAGGACTCGGGCGAGATCTACGTCGATGGCAAGCTGATCTGCGACACCGTGTTTCGGGTGCCGCCAGAGCGGCGCGAGATCGGGTTGATGTTTCAGGACTTTGCGCTGTTTCCTCATCTGAGCGTGGCCAACAACGTGGCCTTTGGCCTGAAGGGCAGCAAGGACGAGAAACGTGCCCGGGTCGAGGAACTGCTGCGCAAAGTGGACCTGATGCGGTTCATCGACGGTTTCCCACATCAGTTGTCGGGCGGCGAGCAGCAACGCGTGGCCCTGGCCCGCGCTTTGGCGCCACGGCCCCGGATCATGCTGATGGACGAGCCCTTTTCGGGCCTCGACAACCGTCTGCGCGACGGTATTCGGGACGAGACACTGTCCATTCTCAAAGAAGAGGATGCGGCTGTCCTGCTGGTCACGCACGAGCCGGAAGAGGCAATGCGGATGGCGGACGAGATCGCGCTGATGCGGCGCGGCAAGATCGTCCAGCAGGGCGCGCCCTACAACGTCTACACCCGGCCAGCGGACAAGGCGGCCGTGGCGTTTTTCAGTGATATCAATGTGCTGCAAGCGCAGGTAAACGGAGCGCTGGCCGACACGCCGTTCGGCCAGTTTCTGGCACCGGGTATTCCGGATGGAACGGATGTCGAGATCGTCTTCCGCCCCCAGCACGTCAAACTGGATTTCGATCGCAACGGCAAAGGCCCATTGCCGACCGCGACTGATGGCGTTGCGGCGCGGGGCGTGGTCGAACGCGCGCGTTTTCTGGGAAATGAAAGCCTGGTCGAGTTTCGCATGGATTACGACGGCTCGGTCCTCAGGGCGACGGTTCCGAATGTCTTTGTGCCCAATCCGGGCCGTGTCATGTGGCTGACCATTCGTCGTGACAAGTGTTTCGTTTTCCCCGGGGCACAGAGTTGA